CAAGTCATTCACACCAATGTGTGGACCTAGTCTAATTAACTTGAGCTTGACCTTAGTGTCATGCATAATTAGAAGCAAGtgcttttctcttttgcatGTAATTAATGAGATACGAGAGTGAAAATGTATTTCACTTTTAACTATAGCTAATTAATCATCAATCAATGTAATTTGTAAAGGCATTAAACCGGAAAACTTTGCAAGCATGATCCACTGTCGCCGGgctacaaaaattaaagtcaAATGTGTTAACGCGGTTCATGATCAATCGCATCATGTGTGTTAGCCGGCAATTGCACCAAATGTTGTGAAAAAGGGGCCAATTAATTTCACTTCGGATAACAGGTTTTTATGTGTGGGATCCAGATGCACCTTAGGCATAAAAAGCACCTTTCCACAAAGTTTGGTGCAATGGCCATTAGAAACATGCCAAGTTTTAGCatgtaaatattaattattatgcGATCTAATTAGGAATGATTTGATTATCCAGAAAGTTATTCATATCATGAAATTAAATCCTTTAGCAGATGTGTTTGTTACGCTAGTTGGACAAGGTAGTATACTGTGTATTCATATCTTGTTCTTAAGTTCGATTAGAATCTTTTGAGTGCTACTATAATTTGTTAAAATAATGTATGATGCCAATGCGTTTTACAGAATGATTCTTATGCCGTATTGTCTTAaattttttaggatttttctttattgaacTATAAAGTATAACTATCACTAACTTGAATAAAACCCTAAAAGCCCTTTTGGAACAACTCCAAACCTTATCCTATTATTGTCCTCTGAGAGATAATTTTATATAGTGTTTGTCTGCAACCGTTCAACCAGTATTTGACAACGCCAAGTGAGTTGTATAAGACAGGGCCTCCTAATCATGATGAATTACTTATAATCCAGTTGAAACATGATTTCCTTCACCGATTTGAGCCACGTGGCATATTGGGTTTCCAATTTACTATATGTAGTTTATAGTAAAAATGTTTACCTTTTGCCGACCCCGTTGCACAACTGTGACATTCAGAGCAGCCCCATGACCGTGAGCTGTTGGAAACATCACACCACGTTCCATCAAATGAGTGCAGTGAAAACCATGTTGATTCTTCttgaatatataaataataatctCCATTTCCAGAAGCCAAAAGCCAAAAGGCACATATTATATGCTAATTAAGTTGCTTATGGCCAGAAAGTGGTCTTCAGCTATAGCGCTAAGCTAGCTAGCTTTTGAAAGTGGAAGAGACACAGGGTGAGAAAgatgatggatgaagatgaAAGCAATTATAGCATAGTGGTTGACCAAAAACAAGCTGCCTTTTGGACAACAATGATACCTATGAATTATGATGATGGCACCAGCAGCAAATGCAAGCCAGCCTTGTGAATATAACAATCAATTGGGAATTGGGATGATCATATTCCAAATTCATCACAGAGAGATGCCATATcgatataatatttcacaatCCAAATTGAGTAGCACCAATGAGAATGCACCATGTACCTGGTTTCTGATGGCCTACCATCGATATCTCCCCTCCACCTTAAGGTAGGAGCTCTCTGTCTAGCCTTGCCTTTGAGGTTTAGTTGCTTCTGTATGTGTTGTATCGTTTTAAgctttgttattttgtttctgCTCCTTTTGGGGTTTCTAGTGAATTCAGATTCAGTCCAAAAGAAATGAGAATGAACACTTCAATTCAATGTGAAATGTACATATGACTTTATGTTATATTCTAATTAGTCAAACAACCTTAAATAAACTATACTCGCATCTCCGAATGTTTCATTTACACTGTGGCGATATAACTTTTctaatttgaaaacaaaagaaacagtATCACATCAATcgagataatttttttttgagattTGTTTTGACTAGTCACAacacattaattaatttttattctttgattttctagttACATCCTCACCGTTCAACAGGATTGCGTGCCCGTCAACAGAACCCTAGTACTTCACTATGGAAACCTACATAGAGCATAGACTATGGCAAAAAAAAGTAGCAATCCTAGTTATCTAATTGGGTAAACCAGCAAGAATTAATGCTAGGAAAGCATTTGCAGCCGGTGTTGGATCAATTTTTATTGAGTAGCCAGACTTTTCCTCAAAATGATTCAACATGATCATGGAAAAAGTGATTCGTACTGTGTGCCACTCCCTGCTCTGCTTTATATCCTTTGTAGCATTGTGATTGTATATGCTAACAAAAATCTTTTACATTTGGGCTCCAAATCACTTGAAGAGGTTGGAGAGGTTGGGTGCGAGCAGACTGGAAATGATTGATGGGCTTAGTTTTACAATGAAAGGAATGTGGACTGGGCTTTAACTCAGCGCAGCTAACCCTTGCATTCAACTTTGATTCTAAGAATGCAAATTTAggactttgtttttcttgagaAGTTCTAAGATTGTATTCATAATTTAGCCAAAAAAGTCACTAGCCATAAagaccattacaataacggagaggtttaacatcaaaattaagataatATGTTGCGCCTCCACTAACGAACACGCAGGATCAAAGAAATTAtagcataggcatcccaattAAGATTTCAAACTCAGAATAGTCAAAAATagataaaacttgaaaaaaccaagccataactATACGAATAAAACtttcacaaaggagagatgaaaacctctcacaaaggagatgTAAAAGGCTCTCACAAAATAAAAGGTAAAAACTACACAGAAAACTTAAAGAGTCTTTGTGACTTAtttcaaacataaagaaactgtaaaaatgatggtgatggagatCTAACACCGAAACGTAGGTGGAGATTTGACGTCGAGCAGTAGCCGCCTGTGATAATTTGAGGAAAATTATAAAACGtagacaaatagggaaaactttttgtctctgaaaatgaaggaagaagagagggaAGAATAGGAGAGGGGAGAGGaaaggaagaacaatggtttcctTCTCTCAAAGTAAAAAGGGCTTTAGGAGTGttttgggagagagagacTAGGGTTCTCTCGACATGCAATTAATTTAGGACATACTAGAAGTTACTTATTTTAAGAGTAAGAAGAAGTTCATCTATGCTGACCCATAAAAGCTTGTGCTTAGAGCATCCATAAtgggagaaattttttaaaagaagccaaaatggacaaaattgcccttatttatttttggatttcttaagtaatcctttacatttgcatgtcttttgtttgaaagttgagaaatttttctgtcttttttgaaaaagttttggctttttctaaaagtgaaagtttttttttttgttaaaatctaaatttactGATAAATTTTAGGAAGgatttggaaaaatacaactccaaccgTGCTACTTATTtacctcctaaaataggaaAACATCTAGGATctcctaaatctgaggagagagaaatgactcCTAATGGCtcatgttgttttatttaatgagtatttcaaacatttaattaatgttaattaatttttatattattttttaaataaaaatagactaattaaaaaagagttgTAACATTTATAACTCTATAAACTAGAGAACATGattagaatttaaattttataaagagctcctaaaataatttttatatttatttagttaaaagttaacaaaaataaatggaGAGAATGATTGTTGATGCTCTTATTGTGTTATAGATAACTAGTGAGCAAAAAAGTAAAGACATAAATAAAGTTGGAAATTCCCTATGAGAACACACTTAGAAATAGGAAAGTTCTACAAGCTACAAGCAGCTTCATAATTTAAAGGGTGTAGAGACCAGTGGCATGAGTTGCTAAGGCAACACCAATTTGGCTTTCTCTTGAAGACCCATTTTGCATACCAATTTCATAGATGAACCAAATCTATGATCTAGCTAGCATAACATTGCAACCAAACGGAACCTTTATGAGATGATTGTGTTTTGTAATGTCAAGAgtgttttgagagagagagagaagagcaAACCCAGCAAATTAGTACAAAGTCAGTTCAGTTCCATTCCATTCCATTCCAACATAAGATTACATATTCACAACAAAAACAGAGCACCTGCTAACTCCTAACACCAACACACACAACCCAACTTCCTTCAACTTAATTATTACTAATTCATCATCGCTCTCAACTTCTATACAACTTTTTCACATGTTTCACTTCAAGCAACAGCCTTCTTGGGTTTCTTAGCAGCTGGGCTCTTGATGGACTTGGGCTGCTTAGGCTTAGAAGCCGTGgacttcttgttcttcttcgcAGGCTTCTTAGTCGCCTTCGGAGCAGGGGCGGTCGTTTTGGTATTTTTCTccgttttgggttttgttgaaGCCTTGGTTTTGCCTGTGGTTTTGTCCTTCTTGCCTGCCTCAGAGAGCTTGTAAGAGGCCCTGATCTTGATCAGCTTGCCTCTCGCCGCAGAGTTCTTCAGTTGCAAAGCCAGGGTCTTCTTGAAGTTGGAAGGAAGCACCGCCTTGTGCTTCTCCTCCATGTACTTGGCTATGGCGTAAGGACTGGACCCGCTCTTCTCGTTCAGAGACAACAGTGCCTCCTTTATCATCTGTGCACAAATTTCACAAATATTTAAGAAAAACCCATAAAcagaaatgaagaaaagaaagaaaccgcGATCTGAAAACCCCGAATTCAAGTACCTGAAAGTATGGAGGATGAGCAGCGGTTTTGGGCTCTTTAGGCTTCTTCTCCCTTGGGGTTCTCGTCTTTCTCTCTTTGACcggcttttcttcttttttgggctCCTCCATCGCTGGAGCCTCCACTGCCGGCGGGGCCTCAACGGCCGGAGCCTGAACTTCTTCTGTGGCTGACATCacggtttttttttgttctgaaaatataaaattagcaCTGACCGACTGACGCCACTGGAAACTGAACCTATTGGTATTTATATGGAGGGAGGGATCTGTGGGTAAGACGTTCTGGGTTGTGATTGGTTGATTTGATGTGTTCCGGATTGACAAGTTGAGCAGATAAAAGATCTGGAACGTACACGTGGAGAGAAAGTGGGATGTCGGATTTCCAGCGTGGCCTTGGTTTTCTTATCGAGTTTGATTCTGGTGGGAAAGAGTGTGAGTCtgtgttttcttcttgttcttgtcGGCGATTTTCTGCGGGTGTGGTTTGTATTTCGAAGTGAAATTTTGAGAAGATTGAAGAACAGAAGGTGTGTGTTCCAATGTGGGTTGAAGGAGGAAAAATGGTTGGCATTTCAGGGGGATATCGAGGCAGGAAATACTaacagtttttttaaaaaagggaaagaaagaaagaaaaacatatgtttttgttggttttgtcattttggcttttttgtaattaaaattgaaaatataagatCAAAGATATTGAAAATGCGGGAACGTCACTTATCCATTGAACTTCTCTTTTAAATAAAACTAGTCTCTCTGTACGCACTTCCACACCCGCAAGaagttttttcttaaaatatttaaatttattttaaaattaaaaaagataatgagtagttgtgttctataaaaataagatctattatctttttttttttttttatatatgaaaatttgtgaatttaccatattatcctcattcaattaataatttcaattcttaatgtttgcattaactaaAAACAtgttctggtattttgaatgtttcatcattttctgccttttactttatatatataaataaaacaactaacataaataggaaaaagaaataaaaacagaaacctCCGATAAATTCTTATCTTGATAGCTCAAATTTTTGGTGATGTTCgtattttatttaagaaaaaagtaatGTTGCATTTGTTTCCCTAAAAATGCTTGCAGAATATCATGGAGTtaattaattgtattttttttttttacaaatataaaattgtaatttttgtttttctgaatCCCAGAAATCACCCAATCCGCTTTGGGGATCAGATTCGAAAATGGGCCCGACGCCGAACCCTACAATCTTTGGGGAAATTGCCTGTGTCAAATGCAAAGTATTTGTCTTCTAGAATTTTCAATGGTGAAAAGAGTATAACAGAACACCCCAAAGTCCACCAACCaccaatatttttcacatcCCAATcaacaattataaatatatacgcTAGTCAAGTTTTTACATGAcaactatttttttatgcGATTTACATGACAGCTATGTTTTGCTAAATGACAAGACAAACGAACTTTATAATATTCTGATCATAATTTAACATGCACAACTTCAGAATCAAAACAAGAAAGGAGACACAAATGAagagggaaaagaaaaggggcaATTCTCTGAAGGAAAGTGcacaacagaaaaaaaaatcataccaTCAGACTTTTTATATAGCATCAGCGGTTATCCATGTTCCtcgataaaaaaaaaccatgtaGCCTACATCAACCTAAAA
Above is a genomic segment from Prunus dulcis chromosome 7, ALMONDv2, whole genome shotgun sequence containing:
- the LOC117635812 gene encoding histone H1, translated to MSATEEVQAPAVEAPPAVEAPAMEEPKKEEKPVKERKTRTPREKKPKEPKTAAHPPYFQMIKEALLSLNEKSGSSPYAIAKYMEEKHKAVLPSNFKKTLALQLKNSAARGKLIKIRASYKLSEAGKKDKTTGKTKASTKPKTEKNTKTTAPAPKATKKPAKKNKKSTASKPKQPKSIKSPAAKKPKKAVA